GACGGGCTGGGCTTGCTCTTCGTTGCCACGGCGTTTGGGCTGCTGGCGGGGCTGGCGCACCGTTGGAGGCGCGCGCAGGCGCCCCCGCCACTCGAGCCGCTGGGCGCCGGCCTGGCACTCGCGGCACTGGCAGTGGGGGTTTCCGCCGCGCTCGGTGGCTTCCTGCCGTCCCTCGGCCCGCACTGGCCAGGCTACGGCGCGGCGGGCGATTTCGTGCCCTTCCTCGCGACCAGCCTGGACCCCCTGATGGGCACGATCTGGTGGACGCTGCTGCTGCTGCTGGGGCTCTCCGCGCTGGACCGGTTCACCGCCCGCTGGACGCGGCGCCAGGCGCCCGGCGTGATCCTGGTGGTGGCTGCCGGCCTGGTCGTGGCAGGGCTGGGTGGCCCGGAGAGCTTCGGCGCCTGGATCGTGCATAGTGGCTTCGCGGGGCTGGCCGGCCTGGTACTGTACCGGGTCGCCCGTCACACCCACCTGGCGGTGGTCCCCGGCGCCGTCGCGGGCGCGGGCATCCTGGAACAGGTCCAGGCCATGGTGCTGCGGCCCCACGCCGGCAGCTTCTCCGGCGCGCTTGTCGCCAGTCTGCTGCTGCTGGCATTGGCGGCGTTCTGGACCCAGGCGCTGCTCGGGCGCCCAGGCCTGCCGGCGCGGCTCGCGGCCCTGGCTGGGCAGCGGCGCGCCACCGTGCCGGCCGTGGCGGAGTAGCCGGATGCGCGGGTGCGCAGGTACGCAGGTACGCCGCGAGACAGAGAAGGCGTGACACGGCGAGACGGGGACACGGCGAGGCTCATGGCGATCCCCTTTTCCGCGCGCGGCGCGGCCCATCTCGAGTGCACGCGCTGCGGCCAGTGCTACGAGAGCGAGCGGCTGTGGCAGCTCTCGCCGTGCTGTGAAAAGCCGCTCTTCGCCTGCTACGCGCTGGACCGGCTGCGCCCGCATTTCCGGCCGGGCGACCTGGCGGCGCGGGGGCCGACCGTCTGGCGCTATGCGGAGGTGCTGCCGGTCCGCGACCCGGCATTCCGTCTGACCCTCGGCGAGGGGTTCACGCCGCTCCTGGCCACGCCGCGACTCGCCGCCGAGCTGCGGCTCGAGCGGCTCTGGGTCAAGGACGAGGGGCAGAACCCGACGGGCAGTTTCAAGGCCCGCGGGCTGGCAGTGGCGGTAGCGCGGGCGTGGGAGCTGGGCGTGCGGGCGGTCGCGATCCCGTCGGCGGGGAACGCGGGGTCGGCGGCGGCGGCGTACGCGGCGGCGGCCGGTCTCGAGGCGCACGTGGTGGTGCCGCGGGACACGCCGCGCCCGATCCTCGAGGAAATCCGGTCGCTGGGCGCGGAGCTCGAGCTGGTCGACGGCTTGATCACGGACGCCGCCGCGCGGGTGGCCGAGGGCGCAGCGGTCCACGGCTGGTTCGACCTCTCGACGCTCAAGGAGCCGTACCGTGTCGAGGGGAAGAAGACGATGGCGTACGAGCTGTTCGAGCAACTGGGCAGGCGGCTGCCGCAGGTGATTCTCTATCCCACGGGCGGCGGCACGGGGCTCGTGGGTATGTGGAAGGCGTTCCAGGAGATGGAGCGACTGGGCTGGATCGGGCCGGAGCGGCCGCGCCTGATCTCCGTGCAGGCGGCGGGGTGCGCGCCCGTGGTGCGGGCGTGGGAGGCGGGGGCGGATGCGGCCGAGCCGTGGGCTGATGCGCAGACCTATGCCGCGGGCCTGCGGGTCCCCCGTGCCGTCGGCGACTTCCTCATGCTGCGGGCGATCCGGGAGTCAGGTGGTGCCGCCGTCGCCGTAGCCGATGACGAGATGGCCCGCGCCGTGGCCCTCGTCGGCCGCACCACCGGCATCTTTGCCGCGCCGGAGGGTGCGGCGACCGCCGCGGCCGTCCCCTGCCTGCTCGAGCGGGGGTGGCTGCGCGGCGACGAGGAGGTGGTGCTCTTCAACACGGGCAGCGGGCTGAAGTACGCCACGGGTTGAGGCGCCCGGGGAGCGGGACCGGGCGCTCAGCATGCTGGCGAAGTTCGACGAGCGGGCGAAGTCGTCGCAGCAGGAAAACGACGGGGATCTGACCCTCTACCCGTTGCATCTGGCCGACGAGGGCACCGACACCATGGAACAGGAGAAGGACTTCCTGCTGGCGAGCAAGGAGGGGCGTCTGGTCTACTGGATCGACGAGGCGCTGCGCACGTTGTACAAGGAGCCGCGGCGCTATGGCAGGTGCCAGGAGTGCGGCGAGGAGATTGTGTTTGCGCGGCTGGACATTGTGCCCTGGGCCAAGCTGTGCATTGCCTGCCAGCAGCTCGAGGAGTCCCGCTTCGGCGAGGCGGCCTGACCTGGGGTGGCCGTTACCAGTCTCTGTAGGCGCT
The sequence above is a segment of the Gemmatimonadota bacterium genome. Coding sequences within it:
- a CDS encoding threonine synthase, yielding MAIPFSARGAAHLECTRCGQCYESERLWQLSPCCEKPLFACYALDRLRPHFRPGDLAARGPTVWRYAEVLPVRDPAFRLTLGEGFTPLLATPRLAAELRLERLWVKDEGQNPTGSFKARGLAVAVARAWELGVRAVAIPSAGNAGSAAAAYAAAAGLEAHVVVPRDTPRPILEEIRSLGAELELVDGLITDAAARVAEGAAVHGWFDLSTLKEPYRVEGKKTMAYELFEQLGRRLPQVILYPTGGGTGLVGMWKAFQEMERLGWIGPERPRLISVQAAGCAPVVRAWEAGADAAEPWADAQTYAAGLRVPRAVGDFLMLRAIRESGGAAVAVADDEMARAVALVGRTTGIFAAPEGAATAAAVPCLLERGWLRGDEEVVLFNTGSGLKYATG
- a CDS encoding TraR/DksA C4-type zinc finger protein, coding for MLAKFDERAKSSQQENDGDLTLYPLHLADEGTDTMEQEKDFLLASKEGRLVYWIDEALRTLYKEPRRYGRCQECGEEIVFARLDIVPWAKLCIACQQLEESRFGEAA